The following proteins are encoded in a genomic region of Ornithinibacillus sp. 4-3:
- a CDS encoding AAA family ATPase, protein MKKITMNLFTNDETYAQYFIRYNRQLTNENRYTLKVYTDKEKFAQAISNQKMDILLTDETDIDFAKGNFNEIVFLMGQNIEKDNTIYKFRPINTIISQSLAIYYENNGAPKNEKGAVNEEKVITFLSGSGGEGKTILSLCLAKCLAQYNKNVLYLNLETHHTMDLYFANKEQSSIELFYYLKNNVDKLVAKIEGLKSTDSQTNIDYVYYPVSPDEIGMLSNENIDDLIEAIKRTNNYDYIIVDTDAKIDEKCEHLLSITNEVFWILESTEKSFHHTQFLLEKQLKWDRNSQNIPIHFILNKKKDVMFPSYNSYNFSIEEKIDYQKNWDLLDEVDKLQIDSEVGRRLYQIIQDEQHFVVEV, encoded by the coding sequence ATGAAAAAAATTACAATGAATTTATTTACGAATGATGAGACATATGCACAGTACTTTATTCGATATAATCGACAGCTTACAAATGAAAATAGATACACACTGAAGGTATACACAGATAAGGAAAAATTTGCTCAAGCAATTAGTAATCAAAAAATGGATATTTTACTGACAGATGAAACTGACATAGATTTTGCTAAAGGAAATTTTAATGAAATTGTATTTTTAATGGGGCAAAATATTGAAAAAGATAATACTATTTACAAATTCCGTCCAATAAATACAATAATTTCTCAGTCTTTAGCTATATATTATGAAAATAATGGTGCGCCTAAAAATGAGAAGGGAGCAGTAAATGAGGAGAAGGTAATCACATTCCTCAGCGGCTCAGGTGGAGAAGGAAAGACAATTCTCTCGCTTTGTTTAGCAAAGTGTTTAGCACAATATAATAAAAATGTTCTGTATTTAAATTTAGAAACACACCATACGATGGATTTGTATTTTGCAAACAAAGAGCAATCATCTATTGAACTTTTCTATTACTTAAAAAATAATGTCGATAAATTAGTGGCGAAAATTGAAGGATTAAAATCAACTGATTCACAAACAAATATTGATTATGTCTATTATCCTGTATCGCCGGATGAAATAGGGATGTTATCAAACGAAAATATTGATGATTTGATTGAAGCAATAAAACGTACGAATAATTATGACTATATTATTGTGGATACAGACGCAAAAATAGATGAAAAATGTGAACATTTGTTATCTATTACGAATGAAGTATTTTGGATATTAGAAAGCACAGAAAAAAGCTTCCATCATACACAGTTTTTACTAGAGAAGCAATTAAAGTGGGATAGGAATTCACAAAATATTCCGATTCATTTCATTCTAAACAAGAAAAAGGATGTTATGTTTCCTTCGTATAATAGCTACAATTTTAGTATTGAGGAAAAAATTGATTACCAAAAGAATTGGGATCTGCTAGATGAAGTAGATAAATTGCAAATAGATTCTGAGGTTGGTAGACGATTATATCAAATTATTCAAGATGAACAGCATTTTGTAGTGGAGGTGTAG
- a CDS encoding HAD family hydrolase — protein sequence MTPFNDIKTIFFDYDGTLHNSIKIYGPAFRKAYTYLVEQGFANQRYWSDKEISYWLGFNPQEMWKNFMPNLEENTREKCSAIIGEEMLKLTEKGKAELYEGSLDTLKYLKSKGYVLIFISNCKLSYRDRHSTLFGLDEYFEELVSSEEYNFIPKHEILRDIKDKYSEEMVIIGDRFQDMEAGKKNEIYTIGCSYGFSLEGELDEADLIIKNISELKTYL from the coding sequence TTGACACCATTTAATGACATAAAGACTATCTTCTTTGATTATGATGGGACTCTCCATAACAGCATAAAGATATATGGACCTGCTTTTAGGAAAGCTTATACTTATCTTGTTGAACAGGGGTTTGCAAATCAAAGATATTGGTCTGACAAAGAAATAAGCTATTGGCTTGGCTTTAACCCTCAGGAAATGTGGAAAAATTTTATGCCAAATTTAGAAGAAAATACAAGGGAAAAATGTAGTGCAATAATTGGTGAAGAGATGCTTAAGTTGACTGAAAAAGGAAAGGCAGAGCTTTATGAAGGTTCCTTAGATACACTAAAATATCTTAAAAGCAAAGGATATGTGTTAATATTTATAAGTAACTGCAAACTTTCTTATCGAGACCGTCATAGTACTCTTTTTGGCCTTGACGAATATTTTGAGGAGCTAGTATCCTCAGAGGAATATAATTTCATACCAAAGCATGAAATTTTGAGGGATATAAAAGATAAATATTCGGAAGAAATGGTCATAATCGGTGATAGATTTCAGGATATGGAGGCAGGAAAGAAAAATGAGATATACACCATTGGATGTAGTTATGGATTTTCTCTTGAAGGAGAACTAGATGAAGCAGATTTAATTATAAAAAACATTAGTGAACTAAAAACATATTTATAG
- a CDS encoding bifunctional 3,4-dihydroxy-2-butanone-4-phosphate synthase/GTP cyclohydrolase II, with translation MNKFNTIEEAIADIKEGKIIVVVDNEDRENEGDLLMAAEKVTPEAINFMTKYGRGLICMPITRERLRELNILPMVERNTDSLQTAFTASIDAVETVTGISAHERAATVLKVLDFNATGTDFKRPGHMFPLEAKDGGVLKRAGHTEAAVDLSKMADLYPAGVICEIMNEDGTMARVPQLMEFVKEHNLKIITIEDLIAYRRKNESYIKRVTEAKLPTKYGEFRMLGYVDTLNDEHHIALVKGNVSGSQPVLIRIHSECLTGDAFGSLRCDCGEQFVAAMRKIEDEGSGILIYMRQEGRGIGLINKIKAYALQDQGMDTVEANLALGFSADLRDYGVGAQILSDLGVKKVKLMTNNPKKIAGLTGYGVEIVNREPIQMNHNERNDFYLRTKKQKLGHMLNFSER, from the coding sequence AACGCCAGAAGCTATCAATTTCATGACAAAGTACGGGAGAGGGCTTATATGTATGCCGATTACAAGGGAGAGATTAAGAGAATTAAATATTCTTCCAATGGTAGAAAGAAATACAGATTCACTTCAGACCGCGTTCACTGCTTCCATTGATGCTGTTGAAACAGTAACAGGAATATCAGCTCATGAGAGAGCCGCCACTGTACTTAAGGTTCTTGATTTTAATGCAACAGGGACAGATTTTAAAAGACCTGGGCATATGTTTCCATTGGAGGCAAAGGATGGCGGAGTATTAAAGAGAGCAGGACACACAGAAGCAGCAGTAGATTTGTCCAAGATGGCAGACTTATATCCGGCAGGTGTCATTTGCGAAATAATGAACGAAGATGGAACGATGGCAAGAGTTCCGCAACTTATGGAATTTGTAAAAGAACATAATTTAAAGATTATTACTATAGAAGACTTGATTGCATACAGAAGGAAGAACGAATCCTATATAAAAAGAGTAACTGAAGCAAAGTTGCCTACAAAATACGGTGAGTTTAGAATGTTAGGATATGTAGATACCTTAAATGATGAACATCATATAGCACTTGTAAAGGGTAATGTTTCGGGAAGTCAGCCAGTCCTAATAAGGATTCATTCAGAATGTCTTACAGGGGATGCTTTTGGTTCCTTAAGATGTGACTGTGGGGAACAATTTGTAGCAGCTATGAGGAAGATAGAAGATGAAGGTAGTGGAATTCTCATTTATATGAGACAGGAAGGAAGAGGTATAGGGCTTATAAATAAAATAAAGGCTTATGCGCTACAAGATCAGGGTATGGATACTGTCGAAGCTAACTTAGCTTTAGGTTTTTCCGCAGACTTAAGAGATTATGGAGTTGGAGCTCAGATTCTATCAGATTTAGGTGTGAAGAAAGTAAAGCTTATGACTAATAACCCTAAGAAAATAGCAGGACTTACTGGATATGGAGTTGAGATTGTAAACAGGGAGCCGATCCAAATGAATCACAATGAAAGAAATGATTTTTACCTAAGAACCAAGAAGCAAAAGCTAGGACATATGCTTAATTTTAGTGAAAGATAA
- the ribE gene encoding 6,7-dimethyl-8-ribityllumazine synthase, which yields MKMFEGNLIAQGLRFGIIVGRFNEFIGGKLLEGALDALRRHGVEEKEIEITWVPGAFEIPLVAKKMVKSNMYDVVICLGAVIRGSTPHFDYVSAEVTKGIASVSLETEVPVIFGVLTTDTIEQAIERAGTKAGNKGYDAAVTAIEMANLLKQL from the coding sequence ATGAAAATGTTTGAAGGGAATTTAATAGCACAAGGGTTAAGGTTTGGTATTATAGTAGGAAGATTTAATGAGTTTATTGGTGGTAAACTTCTAGAGGGGGCTCTAGATGCATTAAGGAGACATGGAGTCGAGGAAAAGGAAATTGAAATAACCTGGGTTCCAGGTGCTTTTGAAATTCCACTTGTAGCGAAAAAAATGGTTAAATCTAATATGTATGATGTTGTTATTTGTCTTGGTGCAGTAATAAGAGGGTCCACACCTCATTTTGATTATGTATCAGCAGAAGTAACGAAGGGAATTGCAAGTGTATCTTTAGAAACTGAAGTCCCAGTAATATTTGGAGTATTAACTACTGATACAATTGAGCAGGCAATAGAGAGGGCAGGAACAAAAGCTGGCAATAAGGGTTATGATGCAGCTGTTACAGCTATTGAAATGGCAAACCTGCTTAAACAGTTATAA